In Papaver somniferum cultivar HN1 chromosome 1, ASM357369v1, whole genome shotgun sequence, a genomic segment contains:
- the LOC113281799 gene encoding F-box/kelch-repeat protein At1g22040-like, which translates to MGQFFSIASTKVGSTEGNEVPGCEMCKRQRMSSFTDGENPRLIPTLPDEISIQILARLPRIYYLKGKAVSRSWRSAIMSSELYDLRKEFGKTEEWLYILTKVEDDKLSWHAFDPWSQAWQRLPPMPDIAYGEEDKRVFSGLADVLRSWLGRRCPLDRLPFCGCAIGAVDGCLYVLGGFSKASAVKCVWRFDPILNSWSEVESMSVGRAYCKTGILNNKLFVVGGVSRGRGGLTPLQSAEVLDPCTGIWSEVPSMPFSRAQMLPTAFLADMLKPIATGMTSYRGKLCVPQSLYSWPFFVDVGGEVYDPSTNSWSEMPSGMGEGWPARQAGTKLSVVVDGELYALDPSTSLDSGKIKIYDHQEDVWKVVIGKVPIQDFTDSESPYLLAGFLGKLHVITKDASHDIVIMQADPNHQLDSVSSQSSTSSSSSSQDQPESSEEVEPDVWRIICSRNFGSAELVSCQVLDI; encoded by the coding sequence ATGGGGCAATTTTTTAGTATAGCCTCGACCAAGGTTGGGTCGACAGAGGGCAATGAGGTTCCAGGATGTGAAATGTGCAAGAGGCAGAGGATGTCTTCGTTCACTGATGGGGAGAATCCAAGACTGATTCCTACTCTCCCTGATGAAATTTCTATTCAGATTCTTGCTAGATTACCAAGAATTTATTATTTGAAGGGAAAAGCAGTGTCAAGAAGCTGGAGAAGTGCTATCATGAGTTCTGAACTCTATGATTTGAGAAAAGAATTTGGGAAAACGGAAGAATGGCTGTATATACTGActaaggttgaagatgataagcTCTCATGGCATGCTTTTGATCCTTGGTCCCAAGCCTGGCAGAGGTTGCCCCCAATGCCTGATATTGCTTACGGCGAGGAGGACAAGAGAGTCTTCTCTGGGCTTGCAGATGTTCTTAGATCCTGGTTAGGGCGAAGATGCCCGTTAGATCGATTGCCATTCTGTGGTTGTGCCATTGGGGCTGTTGATGGCTGCCTCTATGTCTTAGGTGGATTCTCGAAGGCCTCAGCTGTGAAATGTGTTTGGCGTTTTGATCCTATTTTGAATAGTTGGAGCGAAGTGGAATCTATGTCTGTAGGTAGGGCATATTGTAAGACGGGTATATTGAACAACAAACTATTTGTTGTAGGAGGCGTTAGTAGGGGTCGAGGTGGTTTGACTCCTCTTCAATCTGCTGAGGTTTTAGATCCTTGTACAGGAATATGGTCAGAAGTACCAAGCATGCCGTTTTCAAGAGCTCAGATGTTACCTACTGCATTCTTAGCTGACATGCTAAAACCCATTGCAACAGGAATGACTTCATATCGAGGGAAATTATGTGTTCCCCAAAGTCTCTACTCGTGGCCCTTTTTCGTCGACGTTGGGGGCGAGGTTTACGATCCTTCGACAAATTCGTGGTCGGAAATGCCTAGTGGTATGGGAGAAGGTTGGCCTGCTAGGCAGGCTGGCACGAAACTTAGTGTCGTGGTAGATGGAGAACTATATGCTTTGGATCCATCTACTTCACTAGATAGTGGTAAAATCAAGATCTATGATCATCAAGAGGATGTTTGGAAGGTTGTTATCGGCAAGGTCCCTATTCAGGATTTCACTGATTCTGAATCTCCATACCTACTTGCTGGTTTTCTTGGAAAGCTTCATGTTATCACTAAAGATGCCAGTCACGACATTGTAATAATGCAGGCCGACCCTAATCACCAGCTTGATTCTGTCAGCTCACAATCTTCAACTAGCTCCTCGTCGTCCTCCCAAGATCAACCGGAATCATCAGAAGAAGTAGAACCTGATGTTTGGAGGATCATATGTAGTAGGAATTTTGGGTCTGCCGAACTAGTTAGCTGTCAGGTTCTTGATATATAA